CGTCATTCAGGCATCGTTCGTATCGCTGCTCCTGAAGTCCGAAGCAGTCCGCGAGATAGGGCTACCCTACGGGGAATACTTCATCTGGACAGATGATCTCGAGTACACTCTGAGGCTGTCGCAGCATCACAAGATCTACGTTGTGCCGAAAAGTTCTGTTGTTCACGCAATGAAGGACAACAGACGGCCAAACTTTGCCGTTGATGCTCCTGACCGCCTCGCAAGGTACAGGTATCTTTACCGCAACGATGTTCACTGCTACAGCCAATACGGCCTTCAAGGCTGGATATACCTCGCTGTGAAATTCACGTACACTGCTCTGAACGTCCTTCTTCACTCGAAGGGTCATAAGCTGGAGAAACTTGGAGTGCTGGTCAACGGCTTCAAGGAAGGCTTCTCGTTCAGGCCGGAACTACGTAGAATTACCGACGGGGGGGGGGGACAGCAAAATAACTTTCTTGTTGTTGCTGTCGTCTGTGTTTACCGTCTTCATGATTCTTGCAATGAAGAACTGGAGGCGGCGGCATGAGGAAGATAGCAGCAGTCGTCGTTACTTACAATCGCTGTGAGTTACTGAGACGCAACATTGAGTGTCTCCTCAACCAGAAGAACGCGGAATGCGACATCTACATAATCGACAACGCCAGTACTGACTCTACGCATGAGGTAGTGCTGGCGTTTCATGATGAGCGGGTACATTACTTCAACACCGGGAGCAATCTGGGCTGTTCCGGCGGTTTCGTGTACGGCCTGACGAGAGTCCTGAATGAGGATTACCAGTTCATCTGGATGATGGACGATGACACGTTGCCGTCGGACACCGCGTTATCACAGTTCCTTGATGCCGACGAAAAACTGAACGGAGACTGGGGAGCGTTCTCATCTGCCGCATACTGGCTGGACGGTTCTGTGGACAACATGGCACGGCAGAAGACAGGGCTGTTCCACAGAGTAAGCGACAAAGCCGTGAAATCAGGTGAGTTTGTCCGGCTTCAGGCCTGTACGTTCGTGTCTCTGCTGGTCAAGGCTGAAGTTATGCGTGATGTCGGCCTTCCCATAGCAGAATACTTCATCTGGACGGACGATCTGGAATACACCGGCAGGATTTCGCGGAAGTACAAGCTGTGGCTCGTAACCCCGAGCAAAGTTACCCACGCCCGACAGGAGAACATGCGCGTGAATTTTGCGCTGGACAGTTCGGACAGGATAAGCCGGTACAAGTACATTTACCGCAACGACGTTCATTGTTATCGTCAGTACGGGTTCAAGGGTTGGGTATACCTCGCCGTGAAGTTCGCCTACACTGCGCTGAATATTCTGCTGCACTCCAAAGGCCAGAAACTTGCGAAACTCGGCGTGCTCATCAACGGCTACAGAGAAGGCTTCTCGTTCCATCCTGAGGTACGTAGAATTACGGACGGGGGGGGGGGACAGCAAAATAACCTGCTAGTTGTTGCTGTCGTCCGTGTTTACCGTCTTCATGATTCTTGCGGTGAAGAACTGGGGGCGGCAGCATGATGGACACAGCCGCAGTAGTTGTTACCTACAACAGGAGCGAACTCCTGAGGAAGAATATCCTGTGCCTCCTGAACCAGAAGGACGCGCAGTGTGATATCTACGTCATAGACAACGCCAGTACTGACTCCACCCGCGAGATCGTGCTGGCGTTTAATGATGCGCGCATACACTATTTCAACACGGGCAGTAATCTCGGCGGAGCGGGCGGCTTCGAATGGGGGATACGGCAAGCCGTAGAAGACGGTTACAGCTTCGTCTGGGTTATGGACGACGATACTTTTCCTGAGAGCAGAGCCCTCGACGAACTGATGCAGGCTTCCCTAAACCTCATCGGAAAGTGGGGGGCGTTATCCTCCGCCGTGTACTGGACGGACGGTTCTATGTGCAGGGCTAACAGGCAGAAGAAGACGCTGTTCCGCTTTGTGAGCGACAAAGAGCTTGAACGCGGAGAACCTGTGCGCGTGAAGATGGCATCCTTTGTCTCCCTCCTCGTCAAAGCCGACGTGATCCGTGAACTTGGCCTCCCTTACGGCGAATACTTCATCTGGACCGACGACTACGAATACACCGGCAGAATCTCGCGGCACTATGATGTCTACGTTGTCCCCAAGAGCGTCGTAGTCCACGCCATGAAGAGCAATGCCAAGATCAACCTCGCCTCCGAGAACACCGACCGCATCAGCCGTTACAGGTACGTCTACAGGAACGATGTCCACTGCTACCGCCAGTACGGACTGAAAGGCTGGCTCTACCTGCTCGCGAAGTTCTCCTACACCGTCCTTGACGTTCTCTTTCACGCAAAGAATGACAGGCTCGGAAGGCTCAAGATAGTCTTCAGGGGCTTCATCGACGGTTTGTCGTTCAATCCTGTACGTAAAACTACGCACGGGGGGGGGGGGGCACAGGAATAACGTTGTAGTTGTTGTCCGTGTAAGGTTCCGTGTTGAGCAGGCCTGCCGCTCGTATGTTGAGGAGGCAGCAGCATGAAGAACAAAGTTCGTGTTCTGTCTCCCTCGATGAAGGAAGTACAGGAAGACTGCACCAAGTGGGCAGCGGAAATCGCACAGAGTTTCAGGCCGGACATCGTGGTCT
The sequence above is drawn from the Synergistaceae bacterium genome and encodes:
- a CDS encoding glycosyltransferase; this translates as MTQNDIAAVVVTYNRCELLRKNIECLLNQKGTQCDIYVIDNASTDQTQDMVRSFTDSRVHYFNTGGNLGGAGGFEWGMRQAAEDGYRLLWLMDDDTLPSPSALHELIEAGAKLGDNWGALSSAAYWVDNSVCNMNRQKPTLFSHVKDSDIMNRELIPVIQASFVSLLLKSEAVREIGLPYGEYFIWTDDLEYTLRLSQHHKIYVVPKSSVVHAMKDNRRPNFAVDAPDRLARYRYLYRNDVHCYSQYGLQGWIYLAVKFTYTALNVLLHSKGHKLEKLGVLVNGFKEGFSFRPELRRITDGGGGQQNNFLVVAVVCVYRLHDSCNEELEAAA
- a CDS encoding glycosyltransferase translates to MRKIAAVVVTYNRCELLRRNIECLLNQKNAECDIYIIDNASTDSTHEVVLAFHDERVHYFNTGSNLGCSGGFVYGLTRVLNEDYQFIWMMDDDTLPSDTALSQFLDADEKLNGDWGAFSSAAYWLDGSVDNMARQKTGLFHRVSDKAVKSGEFVRLQACTFVSLLVKAEVMRDVGLPIAEYFIWTDDLEYTGRISRKYKLWLVTPSKVTHARQENMRVNFALDSSDRISRYKYIYRNDVHCYRQYGFKGWVYLAVKFAYTALNILLHSKGQKLAKLGVLINGYREGFSFHPEVRRITDGGGGQQNNLLVVAVVRVYRLHDSCGEELGAAA
- a CDS encoding glycosyltransferase, which encodes MMDTAAVVVTYNRSELLRKNILCLLNQKDAQCDIYVIDNASTDSTREIVLAFNDARIHYFNTGSNLGGAGGFEWGIRQAVEDGYSFVWVMDDDTFPESRALDELMQASLNLIGKWGALSSAVYWTDGSMCRANRQKKTLFRFVSDKELERGEPVRVKMASFVSLLVKADVIRELGLPYGEYFIWTDDYEYTGRISRHYDVYVVPKSVVVHAMKSNAKINLASENTDRISRYRYVYRNDVHCYRQYGLKGWLYLLAKFSYTVLDVLFHAKNDRLGRLKIVFRGFIDGLSFNPVRKTTHGGGGAQE